GCCGAATACTACCAACAGCACACGAAATAGCGCCGCGTCCGACCACACCAGGAGACCCAACCATGCTACGCCGAACAGCACGCCCAGTTCCCTCCCGCCGCCGCCCAACGCTTCGCCCGGTGCCGCGTCGTTCACGCCGCCGCTTGCGGCTTGACTCTCTGGAAGCTCGCACGCTCTTGTCGGCCAGCGGCGCGCTTTCCACGGCGACCGCATCGAGCGAGCCAACCTGGGTCAGTCAAGGACCCGGACCCGAAACCGGCGGCGTTGCCGAGGGGACGTTTGACACGGGCGGCTCGGCCGCGAACCCCGACAACCCGGTCGCCGGCGCGATCGATGCCATTGCGATCGATCCCGTCCCGGCCGACGGCAGCGTGGTCTACGTGGGGGCGGTCGGTGGCGGCGTTTGGAAAACGAGCGACGCCAACGATGCCACGCCGCAGTGGACGCCGTTGAGCGACAGCCTCCCCTCGCTTGCCATCAGCGCTTTGGCGGTCGATCCCCACGATCCAACCGGTCAGACGCTTTACGCCGGTACGGGCAGCGTGAGCGCTGCCAGGGACGTGTTCTTCGCGACCGCCAACGGACCCGCACCCTACGGCGCCGCCGGCATCTACAAAACGACCGATGGCGGCGCCACCTGGACCGTGCTCAATCAAGACGCCGCCGGCGACGACGTGCTCGGTGGCAAAACGGTCGTGGCCATCGCCTTCGCGACAAACCCCGCCAATGGAAGCAAAACCGTCTTGGCGGCAACCATCACGACGAGCGGCAACGGCGGTCTGTATCACAGCAGTGACGGAGGCGCCACCTGGAGCGAGGTGACGCCGGCCGACGGCCTGCCCGCGGGTAACGTGACCAGCGTCGTAAGCGATCCGGCGGATGCTTCAATCGCCTACGCCGCAGTGCGGGGGCAAGGCGTTTTTCGCAGCGACGACGGCGGACAAACCTGGGCCGCGACCACGAATTCGGATCTCGACATCAACAGCGGCCAAGCCAGCGTGCGGCTGGCCATTGCCGGCCACGCGGTCTTCGCGGCCGTACTTTCCAGCGGCCCGGCGTTCGGTTCTGCGGAGTTCAACGGCGGCCAGCTTCTCCAGCTTGCACGCTCCGGCGATCAGGGCGACACGTGGGTGAGCATGAATTTGCCGCAAGACGCCAACGGCGTGGGGCTCTATCCGACGAACGCCGCGTTCTATTTCTCGATGATGGCCGATCCGAACGATGCTGGCGGAGACACCGTCTTCGTCGGCGGGAGCTTCGCGCCCCAATTCCCCTATTGGGGACGCCACTTCCGCGGCGTGTTTTCATCGACCGCCCCGGCCATGAACAACACGCAGTGGCAGAACCTGGACGGCGCGAATGCGAACAACACGGCGACTCACGCCAACTCACGCGCCATGGTGTTTGACACGGCCCAGAACACCGTACTTGAGGCCGACGAAGGAGGAATCTACAAGCTGCACGATCCGGCCAACGCGAACAACGCGCGGCAATGGTCGGTGATGAACGGCAATCTGCAGGTCGCCGAGTTTCTTAGCGTCGCCTACGACGAGCGCGCCGGCGTCGTCGTGGGTGGCAGCCAGGACGTGGGGGCGGGCACGCAATCGGCCCCCGGCAGCCAAACCTGGAACCAGTTGCCCAGCAATCTTGTCAGCAACGGCTATGTCGTCGCGGTGGACAACAGCGGGCCGGGAGACGTGCGCTACTTCACCTCGCATTCCATGAGCACCGTATGGCGCGTTTCTTACAACGCCTCGAATCAGCCGGTCCTGCCGGCCGAGCAGGTCAATCTGGCCGCGGCCGGCACGCCGACCGTCGCGGGCAGCGGCGTCTTGGCCGCCGACTGGGGGAGCATCGGGCCGTTTCCGCTGGTGCTGAACAGCGTCGATCCGTCGCGAATGCTGCTCGGCTACCACGGGCTGTATGAGAGCCTCGCCACCGATGCCAGCGGAAACCCGGCCCTCACCGGCGACGTCGTGCAAAACGTCACGCCGGCCGCGATGAAGGGCACCGTGACGGCGCTGGCCTACGGCGGGCGCTCCGCCAGCGGCGACAATCCCGATGTCGCCTTTGTCGGCACTTCCAGCGGGCAGCTTTTTGTCCGCACCGCTGCGGGCGGCCCGTTTACGCCGGTCACCGCCTACTCCGGCGGCGCGGTGCGCAGTATCGTACTTCTGCCCGACGATTGGCAGACGGCCTACGTCATGGACGACGCCAATCTCTACAAGATCACCATCGCGGGGCAGAACGCCGCCTCGGCGAGCATCGCCGTCACGGGCAACCTGGGGCAATTGACTTCTGATTTCGGCTCGCTGGCGGTCTACTCGCCGACGCACACGCCGGGGGACGAAGTGGTGCTGGTGGGAGCGGTGGACGGCGTTTACCGAACGCTCGACCCCAACGACGGCGCGAATGCCGTTTGGGCCCCCTACGGACGATCACTGCCGCACGTCCCGGTGAGCGATTTGCACTACGACGCCACGTCCGACCTGCTGCTGGCGGGCACGGCCGGCCGTGGCGCTTGGACGGTGGCCGACGCCAGCCAGACGCTGTTGCCCGCCCTCCAGGCCGTTGGCGGGTTTACGCTTGGCGCGACGGAAGGCGTCGCCGCGGCGGCCCAGACCGTCGCCACCTTCGCCGACCCGGCCGGTCTCCAACCGTTGGACCAGTACACGGCGACCATCGACTGGGGCGACGGCAGTTCGACCTCGGCGGGCACGGTCAGCTTCGATAGCGCCAGTCAGGTCTTCAGCGTGACGGCCGGCCACATCTATACCGAAGACGGCACCGATGCGATTCACGTGGTGATTGAACGCGGCATTGCGTCATCCGTCACGGCGACAAGCACGGCGGTCGTCAGCGAGTCACCCGTTACCGGTAGCGGCGCCACGCTCACCGGCACGCCGTCCGCGGAGTTGAGCGCGGCGGTCGTCGCCACGTTTAGTCATGGCACTGGAGTTGAGCCGGCTTCGGCGTTCACCGCCAGCATCGATTGGGGCGACGGCGCCACGGCGGCCGGCACCGTTTTCGAGTCGGCCGGCTCGTACAGCGTGCTGGGCTCGCACGCTTATGTCGCCGCCGGCCAATACGGAATGGAGGTCACGATCAGCGACGACCGGCGAGCAACCCTGCTGGCCGGCAGTGCGGTCATCGGCACGCCGCACCAACTCTATGTAACCGCCGTTTACCACGACGTGCTCGGCCGCGCGCCTGACGCGGGCGGTCTCACCTATTGGTCGAACTTGCTCGACTCCGGCGCCGCCATCAGCAGTGTGGCCGAGGCCATCGCCCACAGCGACGAATACTACGCCAACTTCGTCATCAAGCCCACCTACCTGAAACTTTTGGGCCGGCCGGCCGACGCGGCCGGCGTGACCTATTGGACCGGTCAGATGGATGCGGGTGTCACCGATCAAGAGCTGGAGGCCGATCTCGTCTCGTCCGCGGAGTTTTACAACAACGCCGGCGGCACCAACCTCGCTTGGATCGACGCGGTCTACAAGCTCTTATTGGGCCGCCCGGCCGACGCCAACGGCGAGAGCTTCTGGACCAGCCAGTTCGCCGCCGGCCTGACGCTGAATGGCGCGGCCCAAGGCATCGCGGGCAGCCAAGAGAACAATACGCAGCTCATCAACGACGACTATTTCCACTATCTGGGCCGGCCCGCCGACACCGGCGGATTAAACTATTGGCTGGCCCAATTCGCCGCCGGCAAGACCAACGAAGACGTGATCGCCGGCTTCACCGGCTCGGCGGAATACTACCAAGAGCATTCCGCACCGTCATAAGAGAAAGGGAGCACGAATGTCGAGATGTTCCCCGATTATCTCGATTCGGCGAACACCGACGGCAAGGCGTTCTTTTGGTATGGGCCGGCCCTGTCGCGGCGACGCCCGCCATCTACGGTTAGTGGTTAGTGGTTGGCAGAGGGTCAGCCGTGCCTAAGAATTGGGCAGCGGCGTCGGGCGGCCGCCGGTGCCGATCGGCTGACGCAAATTTGCGTCAGCCGATGAAACACGGCGTTTTTGCCCATCGGTTGGCCTGATAGAGGTTTTTTGGCGGCTGCTCAAATGATGTGCATAGTGGTCATCTGACTGCATATTCTTTGAGCAACCCAAGCCAGTCGCGAGAGAAAACAAAGGATGTCTTGGTTCCGAGCAGATGCCGCCGGAAGTCCGCGCCGGAAACATACCACCGCGGAACTACGAGATGATGAAATCCCTCGGGTTTGTCCCGTTAGTGCAAATTTGCACGAACGAGGCGGAAGGGGATCCATCACGACGGAGCGTGACGCCCGTCCCGGCGCGCCGGGACGCGAAGCATGGCCAAGCCAGTTGGCGCGTAAAATACAGTAAGCGACGGACAAGTAAACAGTGGCAGGCGGCGCGCGGCGCCGGCGAGGGTCTTTGACAATTCGGTAAATCCATGCGGCGGGCGAGCTGCCGAAGGCCAAGCGGCCGGCAAAAAAAACCAGGAAAGCGGCGGTTAAGGAGAAGCCGAAGAAGTAATCCACTGCCGCTCGAAAGCCTCGATCTCGTCCAGCAATTGCTGCCGCAACGTGCCGAGCCGCTCTTCGTCGAGCAACTTTTGCCCTTGCTGGTCGGTGACGTAAAACACGTCGACCACCTGGTCGAGATAGGTGCCGATCTTGGCCACGCCCACCGAAAGCCCCTTCTCGAACAGCGAACGCGTGATCGTATAGAGCAGGCCGGCGCGGTCGTGGGCGAAAATGTCGATGATCGTGAACCGGTCGGAAGTATGGTTGTCGATTCGCACCTGCGTCGGAAGCCGCGGCAGCACGGCCTGCCGGCGGTCGGCGGCGGGCCGCCAGAGGCGTCGGAAGGTGGGCGGTTTCGGACTGTCGCACAACGCCGCTTTCAAGGCCGAAGTGACCTCGTCGGTCCGCTCGCGCGGCGGAGGGCCGCTAAAATCGGGGTCGTGTACATAGAAGCGGTCGAAAATCAGCCCTTCGGCCAAGGTATAAATCTCGGCCGCCAGAATTTGCAAGCCGCGCCCCGTGAGCGCGCCGGTGAGCTTGTGGAACACGCCCGGCGTAATGGCTTCGTAGGTGCCGATCTTGTATTCAACCGCTCCGCGGTCGGGTTGATAGCGGCCCAGCGCGATCACCCCGCCCGGTCGCAGGCGGCGGAGCTGCGCCAGTTCGTGGGCCGCCTCGTCGGGCGACGTGGAACCCAGATACGAGGCCGGCAAGGCCGCAAGCTGTCGTTCGAACCAGGCGCTGTCGTCGGCCGGCAGACGGTCCAGGATCTTGCGGCGGCACTCTTCCAGGTAATCGGGAAGGTTCATCGCCGGCGCGTCGCCCGCCAGGTGTTGCATGGCCCGGCGGTGCAGGTCGGCCAGCACGTCGATCTTCCAGGCGTTGAGCACGCCCTGGCCCACGGCGCTCAAGTCGGCCGCCGTCAGCACGAAAAGCATCTCCATCAATTCCGGCGAGCCGACCTCGACCGCGAAACGGACCACGAGCTGCTCGTCGTTGGTGTCGCGCCGAAAGGCCAGGTGCGACATCATCAAGTGCTTGTGGACCAGGAAGACGAGCTTTTCGCGGTCGTCGGGCGAGAGGTGCAGCCGCTGGGCGACCTGGCCCGCGATCTCCCGCCCCACGTCGCTATGGTCGCCCGGATAGCCTTTGCCCAGGTCGTGCAGCAGCAGCGCCAGGTGCAGCAGCCATTTGCGTTTGATGTGGCGGTAGACGTGGCCCAGGGGTCCCGCGTCGTTGCCGAAGTCGCTGGCGTGCTCCACGGCGCGAATGCAATGCTCATCGACCGTGTACTTGTGGTATTCGTTGAACTGCAGCAAGCAACGGGCATGATCGAAGGCCGGAATGAGTTTTTCCAGCACGCGCATTTCGTGCAGGCCGCGGAGGATGCCGCCCAATCTTGCCGGTTGGTTGAGCAGGGCGATGAACCGCTCGCTGGCCTCGGCCGAAATCTCGTCGGGCAATTCCCGCGCGGCGGCGCGGATGGCCTCGCACGTGGCGTGCTCGATCGGCTTGTTATAAAGGTTGGCGATCACCGCCAGGTGCAGGATGCGCGTGAGGTCGGTTTTCAGCGCCGCCAGCCCACGGGCATTGGCCTGAATCTGCCACGGGCCGACGCGGAACTCCCCGTCGAACTGGTGGCTGACCAACGGCGCCAACAGCTCGCTCCACCGCGGCCCGCGAGTGGTGGCGGCCATAAACCGCATCACCACCTGGCTCACGCCTTCCGTCAGCCGGAAGTATTCGCGCATGAACTGTTCGACCGGCAGCAGGCCGTCGTCGCCGCGGTATTGGTACGATTCGGCCAGTCGAAGCTGCTCGGTGCGGTCGAGTAGATCGTTGGCTTTACCGGCATGAAAGTGCATTTCGTTGCGCAGGTGCAGCAGGAATTCCTTTGCCCGCGCCAGCGAAGCGACGTCTTCGGCGGCGAGCGCGCCGAGGGCCGACAGGGGCCCGAAATCGGGCGTGCCGTGTCGGGCGAACGCCATCCAGCGCAGAAACTGAATATCGCGCAGTCCGCCCCGCGAGCGTTTGACGTTCGGCTCCAGCAGGTAGACGGTCTCGCCGTATTGCAGACGCTCGTCGGTGCGCGACTTATCGACCAGGGCCACGATGGCGGCGGCGGCGCGGCGCGACCGCTTCTGAAACTCCACGGCAAAATCGCTGAACAGCCGCACGCTGCCGGC
The Pirellulales bacterium DNA segment above includes these coding regions:
- a CDS encoding DUF4214 domain-containing protein, which gives rise to MLRRTARPVPSRRRPTLRPVPRRSRRRLRLDSLEARTLLSASGALSTATASSEPTWVSQGPGPETGGVAEGTFDTGGSAANPDNPVAGAIDAIAIDPVPADGSVVYVGAVGGGVWKTSDANDATPQWTPLSDSLPSLAISALAVDPHDPTGQTLYAGTGSVSAARDVFFATANGPAPYGAAGIYKTTDGGATWTVLNQDAAGDDVLGGKTVVAIAFATNPANGSKTVLAATITTSGNGGLYHSSDGGATWSEVTPADGLPAGNVTSVVSDPADASIAYAAVRGQGVFRSDDGGQTWAATTNSDLDINSGQASVRLAIAGHAVFAAVLSSGPAFGSAEFNGGQLLQLARSGDQGDTWVSMNLPQDANGVGLYPTNAAFYFSMMADPNDAGGDTVFVGGSFAPQFPYWGRHFRGVFSSTAPAMNNTQWQNLDGANANNTATHANSRAMVFDTAQNTVLEADEGGIYKLHDPANANNARQWSVMNGNLQVAEFLSVAYDERAGVVVGGSQDVGAGTQSAPGSQTWNQLPSNLVSNGYVVAVDNSGPGDVRYFTSHSMSTVWRVSYNASNQPVLPAEQVNLAAAGTPTVAGSGVLAADWGSIGPFPLVLNSVDPSRMLLGYHGLYESLATDASGNPALTGDVVQNVTPAAMKGTVTALAYGGRSASGDNPDVAFVGTSSGQLFVRTAAGGPFTPVTAYSGGAVRSIVLLPDDWQTAYVMDDANLYKITIAGQNAASASIAVTGNLGQLTSDFGSLAVYSPTHTPGDEVVLVGAVDGVYRTLDPNDGANAVWAPYGRSLPHVPVSDLHYDATSDLLLAGTAGRGAWTVADASQTLLPALQAVGGFTLGATEGVAAAAQTVATFADPAGLQPLDQYTATIDWGDGSSTSAGTVSFDSASQVFSVTAGHIYTEDGTDAIHVVIERGIASSVTATSTAVVSESPVTGSGATLTGTPSAELSAAVVATFSHGTGVEPASAFTASIDWGDGATAAGTVFESAGSYSVLGSHAYVAAGQYGMEVTISDDRRATLLAGSAVIGTPHQLYVTAVYHDVLGRAPDAGGLTYWSNLLDSGAAISSVAEAIAHSDEYYANFVIKPTYLKLLGRPADAAGVTYWTGQMDAGVTDQELEADLVSSAEFYNNAGGTNLAWIDAVYKLLLGRPADANGESFWTSQFAAGLTLNGAAQGIAGSQENNTQLINDDYFHYLGRPADTGGLNYWLAQFAAGKTNEDVIAGFTGSAEYYQEHSAPS
- the glnD gene encoding [protein-PII] uridylyltransferase, which encodes MSIAPGLRPHLREAKRLLAEGREELKRRHQQGASGSEIGAALSDLFDQLILELFQVALEDLGQAGPEGLAARMALVPHGGYGRRDVAPYSDVDLMLLVDKAARAEVAPLAQRMLRDVFDLGLTVGQSVRTPAEAWRLARKDPIIWTSLVESRLLAGSVRLFSDFAVEFQKRSRRAAAAIVALVDKSRTDERLQYGETVYLLEPNVKRSRGGLRDIQFLRWMAFARHGTPDFGPLSALGALAAEDVASLARAKEFLLHLRNEMHFHAGKANDLLDRTEQLRLAESYQYRGDDGLLPVEQFMREYFRLTEGVSQVVMRFMAATTRGPRWSELLAPLVSHQFDGEFRVGPWQIQANARGLAALKTDLTRILHLAVIANLYNKPIEHATCEAIRAAARELPDEISAEASERFIALLNQPARLGGILRGLHEMRVLEKLIPAFDHARCLLQFNEYHKYTVDEHCIRAVEHASDFGNDAGPLGHVYRHIKRKWLLHLALLLHDLGKGYPGDHSDVGREIAGQVAQRLHLSPDDREKLVFLVHKHLMMSHLAFRRDTNDEQLVVRFAVEVGSPELMEMLFVLTAADLSAVGQGVLNAWKIDVLADLHRRAMQHLAGDAPAMNLPDYLEECRRKILDRLPADDSAWFERQLAALPASYLGSTSPDEAAHELAQLRRLRPGGVIALGRYQPDRGAVEYKIGTYEAITPGVFHKLTGALTGRGLQILAAEIYTLAEGLIFDRFYVHDPDFSGPPPRERTDEVTSALKAALCDSPKPPTFRRLWRPAADRRQAVLPRLPTQVRIDNHTSDRFTIIDIFAHDRAGLLYTITRSLFEKGLSVGVAKIGTYLDQVVDVFYVTDQQGQKLLDEERLGTLRQQLLDEIEAFERQWITSSASP